Proteins encoded by one window of Candidatus Obscuribacter sp.:
- a CDS encoding gamma-glutamyl-gamma-aminobutyrate hydrolase family protein: protein MQTLSYTKAQAKQSSNKSGAALVAALAATIALNLCAPLAAFAQGVHVIKVGEDGSLPGIVEPAKSKAAPSKESLPVPNKSASGILQPSPPEASPFLGQSGYGKPRILINCDVQGEKGRRLQVSALYVEAIQRAGGLPFIVPPMSADDLYWMHPDGVLMIGGDDYPPESYGQTPHPSVSIMDKARSDFDLNLIKYVRYNKGMPFLGICAGCQALNIGSGGTLTQDIPSQKPESKVMHASPDGWQKGFNQHVVEFKPDSKLAKILDRTSETEPTSHHQCVDKLGENLKPIASTADGVVEGVEMTDRDFGIGVQFHPERAFDKNEKLFKEFVHQADLYKRSRPH from the coding sequence ATGCAGACTCTGTCATATACAAAAGCCCAGGCAAAACAAAGCAGTAACAAAAGCGGAGCGGCCCTCGTGGCCGCTCTTGCTGCCACTATCGCCTTAAATCTCTGCGCGCCGCTTGCTGCTTTTGCGCAGGGTGTCCATGTTATTAAAGTTGGCGAAGATGGTTCTTTACCAGGCATTGTAGAGCCCGCAAAGTCAAAGGCTGCGCCATCAAAAGAAAGTTTGCCGGTGCCTAATAAATCAGCTTCTGGCATCCTTCAGCCGTCTCCGCCTGAAGCGTCACCTTTTTTGGGGCAATCTGGATACGGCAAACCGCGCATATTAATAAACTGTGATGTGCAGGGCGAAAAGGGGCGGAGATTGCAGGTTTCTGCTCTTTATGTAGAGGCTATTCAGCGAGCCGGAGGGTTGCCTTTTATTGTGCCGCCCATGAGTGCTGATGACCTTTATTGGATGCATCCAGATGGCGTACTGATGATCGGTGGTGATGACTATCCACCGGAGTCTTATGGTCAAACTCCTCATCCTTCTGTCTCAATAATGGATAAAGCTCGTTCTGATTTTGATTTGAATTTGATCAAATATGTGCGTTACAACAAAGGCATGCCCTTCCTCGGTATTTGTGCTGGCTGTCAGGCTCTCAATATCGGTAGTGGTGGCACGTTGACTCAAGACATACCGAGTCAAAAGCCCGAGTCAAAGGTGATGCATGCCAGTCCAGACGGCTGGCAAAAGGGCTTTAATCAGCATGTCGTTGAGTTTAAGCCTGATAGCAAGCTCGCAAAAATACTGGACCGTACATCTGAGACTGAGCCTACTTCTCATCATCAGTGTGTTGATAAACTTGGTGAAAATTTAAAACCCATAGCCAGCACCGCCGATGGTGTAGTTGAGGGTGTTGAGATGACTGACCGCGATTTTGGTATCGGTGTGCAGTTTCATCCTGAGAGAGCTTTTGATAAAAACGAAAAGCTGTTTAAAGAGTTTGTGCACCAGGCTGATTTATACAAAAGAAGTAGACCGCACTAG
- a CDS encoding protein kinase codes for MSELITELSRSALFTIKDKTVVIEKQLPLGSNYAASDLVGQTIDGKYQILREIGAGGMGCVYLAQHLLLNKQVALKTFKSANLTEEEHLRFQREAQSIAKLSHPNVIQVFDFGYVLDGTVPYYTMELLRGESLRQRLDRDGYLSDVEAITIFSQVCSGLIAAHHKGIIHRDLKPDNFFLSFDGAKDSNAQVKIIDFGIASLALPNQDAQRLTAVGMVFGSPLYMSPEQSMGLPVTAQSDIYSYGCALFQALTGEPPYVGASAFATLQMHQEAPLPRLSDVAPERQFAPGWQRLLSTMLAKKTVDRYADFEAVQAELKVIEHRAVVAQVVSPRAARGRTAASSYDHAQYSQSDLDDSHEPGEPTKKIGKVALLITIGLIVLAVSGELAWLGVEDNIKRDKELADKNKVAQFTADVTPPDLQERAVKPGDAGDSSPEPSFKDGAGSSGIFDEPVRLAEELSYRDPEHHVKLDGCRIDSKTLQQIADAPWVKRLFLRDTYVDNAALVKLKSLKLEEINLDDSNFDDTGAAGLAQCKSLMVVRVPITKVTAVGVAKLATLKALIELLLEGKDVDNDYVAAIAHCKQLRKLTIEQCMKVDSAGISTIADSLIESLDLNHCFGIDDKALPYMAQMKRLEVLNLDRTKVTARGIKELCQKSPSLKHISLVNCDGVNPAQVLELQREFPRCNFNNREKESTHKDVFLKSS; via the coding sequence ATGAGTGAGTTAATCACTGAGCTATCCAGGTCCGCACTATTTACCATTAAGGACAAGACAGTTGTAATCGAAAAGCAACTGCCTTTGGGTAGCAATTATGCCGCCTCTGACCTGGTCGGGCAGACCATTGACGGTAAGTACCAAATATTGCGTGAGATTGGTGCTGGCGGTATGGGCTGTGTCTATTTAGCCCAGCATCTTTTGCTAAACAAACAAGTTGCCCTAAAGACTTTTAAGTCAGCCAATCTTACCGAGGAAGAGCATCTGCGATTTCAAAGAGAGGCGCAGTCTATCGCTAAACTGTCACATCCCAACGTGATTCAAGTCTTTGACTTTGGCTACGTCCTTGATGGCACTGTGCCCTATTACACTATGGAGCTTTTGCGTGGCGAGTCGTTGCGCCAGAGGTTAGATAGAGACGGTTATCTCAGTGATGTCGAGGCAATTACAATATTTAGTCAGGTATGCAGTGGTCTGATTGCAGCTCATCACAAAGGCATCATCCACAGAGACTTAAAGCCCGATAATTTCTTTTTGTCATTTGACGGTGCTAAGGACAGTAACGCGCAGGTCAAAATAATTGACTTTGGCATTGCCTCTTTAGCTTTGCCCAATCAAGATGCTCAAAGGTTAACAGCTGTCGGCATGGTGTTTGGTAGCCCGCTTTATATGAGCCCGGAGCAATCGATGGGACTGCCTGTCACGGCACAGAGCGATATCTATTCCTATGGATGTGCTTTGTTTCAAGCCTTGACTGGTGAGCCACCTTATGTTGGGGCTAGTGCATTTGCTACATTACAGATGCATCAAGAGGCGCCCTTGCCCAGACTGAGTGATGTGGCACCAGAGCGTCAGTTTGCACCTGGCTGGCAGAGATTGCTGTCAACGATGTTGGCAAAAAAAACGGTTGACAGATATGCTGATTTTGAGGCTGTGCAGGCGGAGCTAAAAGTTATCGAGCATCGGGCAGTGGTGGCGCAGGTGGTGAGTCCTCGTGCTGCAAGAGGCAGGACTGCTGCTAGCTCTTATGACCATGCGCAATATAGCCAGTCGGATCTCGATGATAGCCATGAGCCCGGTGAGCCCACCAAAAAAATTGGCAAAGTGGCTCTCCTCATTACCATTGGCTTAATTGTCCTTGCTGTCTCGGGTGAGCTTGCCTGGCTTGGTGTAGAGGATAATATTAAGAGAGACAAGGAGCTGGCTGACAAAAATAAAGTTGCGCAATTTACCGCTGATGTAACGCCACCGGACCTGCAAGAAAGGGCAGTAAAGCCTGGAGATGCCGGCGACTCTTCGCCTGAGCCTTCGTTTAAGGATGGTGCGGGATCAAGTGGTATTTTTGATGAACCTGTGCGCCTTGCAGAAGAGTTGAGCTATCGCGATCCTGAGCATCATGTCAAACTTGATGGCTGTCGCATTGACAGCAAAACATTGCAGCAGATAGCAGATGCTCCCTGGGTTAAAAGGCTCTTTTTGAGAGACACATATGTCGATAACGCAGCACTTGTAAAACTCAAAAGTCTAAAGCTCGAGGAGATCAATTTGGATGACTCAAATTTTGATGACACCGGTGCTGCTGGCTTGGCTCAGTGCAAGAGTCTAATGGTCGTTAGAGTACCTATTACTAAAGTTACTGCGGTGGGAGTGGCAAAGCTAGCTACGCTCAAAGCTCTGATCGAGCTTTTACTGGAAGGCAAGGACGTTGATAATGACTATGTTGCAGCAATTGCTCATTGTAAGCAGCTTAGAAAGCTTACCATTGAGCAATGCATGAAAGTAGATAGCGCAGGCATTAGCACTATTGCTGACTCATTAATCGAAAGTCTAGATCTCAATCATTGTTTTGGAATAGATGATAAGGCGCTGCCTTATATGGCGCAGATGAAGCGGCTTGAGGTGCTTAATTTGGATCGTACAAAAGTCACTGCTCGCGGTATCAAGGAGCTTTGTCAAAAATCACCAAGCCTCAAGCACATAAGTCTGGTCAATTGTGATGGAGTAAATCCTGCTCAAGTTTTAGAGCTTCAAAGAGAATTTCCACGTTGTAATTTTAATAATCGCGAGAAAGAGTCGACCCATAAGGATGTGTTTTTGAAATCAAGCTAA
- a CDS encoding TerD family protein gives MTSDSIVKTAQANRIMVRRAHKVIVLPTSTEPKLSAHYVATVAKNLESLGYTLSVELMEACRRIELAELSQLNKELLEILSIQKGADHTFRPMYPGFPQQVMDMSEGELYLNAILHYLTAGKYLPEEPPKKLFGIFKVKGRPPLIENTDLKAIGLCTLADFEAVFTRLAGSSTAISLSDKVDLTEYVKLYGDQIERLLPQSMSNRENKIAVIAALIAHTNIGETLARQSCSTATDVLRLATGMSSGDVSLALAGKLRNFKRSERRLLLELLEAQSNLEEDMLRWKKRWIRLGERLHPGEYASRYPRAAAAFNLLRNNLPYETTDSKLERLLEARQVKEALQILKERPGMLARRLDHLLRLDKEMQQDVALTFAQVAGKVSTVVLLQLRHHFKIRCQKRDLRVFLPKGVVAKAQAEVNCLSDLPPSLCEMVTSICTKALQERFARLPALGTVYLDPALRDYMVPFALRSASKALRTISRGSRVPLPVATDTLRFFVWWKNGIARTDLDLSAAMFDDQFRFINALTFYDLKNFGGHHSGDIVDAPNGASEFIDISMARCLERDVRYIVMVIKSYTMQPYCDLPECFAGWMSRQQPGSGEIYEPKTVVDKLDISSDSQIAIPAIFDLVAKKVIWVDLSLTSYPGWSNTIAVNRKGIQVSLQAMVEMSKPDLYDLLSMHARARGTLVESRDNADVVYSADDLPFDLTHIASQFMSD, from the coding sequence ATGACTTCCGACTCAATTGTCAAAACGGCACAAGCTAACCGCATCATGGTCAGACGTGCCCATAAAGTCATAGTCCTGCCGACCAGCACTGAGCCTAAGCTCAGTGCGCATTATGTTGCTACGGTTGCCAAAAACCTTGAGTCCCTGGGTTACACCCTGTCTGTTGAGCTGATGGAGGCTTGCAGGCGTATTGAGCTAGCCGAGCTAAGTCAGTTAAATAAAGAGCTGCTTGAGATTTTATCCATCCAAAAAGGCGCTGATCATACATTTAGACCGATGTATCCGGGCTTTCCCCAGCAAGTGATGGATATGTCCGAGGGCGAGTTGTACTTAAACGCCATATTGCACTATCTCACTGCTGGCAAATATTTGCCTGAGGAGCCACCTAAAAAGCTCTTTGGTATTTTTAAGGTCAAAGGCCGCCCCCCACTAATCGAAAACACCGATCTTAAAGCTATCGGTTTATGCACCCTTGCCGATTTTGAGGCTGTCTTTACGCGACTGGCAGGCTCTAGTACTGCTATCTCGCTCTCGGATAAAGTGGATTTGACTGAATACGTCAAGCTCTATGGCGATCAAATCGAGCGGTTGTTGCCCCAATCAATGTCCAACCGTGAAAACAAAATTGCCGTTATCGCAGCCCTTATTGCTCATACAAATATTGGAGAGACGCTTGCCCGACAATCTTGCAGCACCGCCACAGATGTCTTGCGGCTGGCCACAGGGATGAGTAGTGGCGATGTGTCGCTTGCCTTGGCTGGCAAATTGCGCAATTTTAAGAGGTCTGAGAGGCGCCTTTTGCTGGAGCTTTTGGAGGCGCAGTCCAATCTCGAAGAAGACATGTTGCGCTGGAAAAAGCGCTGGATCAGGCTGGGGGAGCGTCTCCACCCCGGGGAGTATGCCAGTCGGTATCCGCGAGCTGCTGCTGCATTTAACTTGCTACGCAATAATCTGCCCTACGAGACTACTGATAGCAAATTAGAAAGACTTTTAGAGGCGCGCCAGGTCAAGGAGGCGCTGCAAATACTCAAAGAGCGACCGGGGATGTTAGCCAGGCGGCTGGATCATCTCTTGCGTCTCGATAAGGAGATGCAGCAAGATGTTGCTTTGACTTTTGCTCAAGTGGCTGGCAAAGTCTCTACTGTTGTACTGCTACAACTCAGACATCATTTTAAGATCCGTTGCCAAAAGCGTGATTTGCGAGTCTTTTTGCCTAAAGGAGTGGTGGCAAAAGCGCAAGCCGAAGTCAACTGCTTGTCTGATTTGCCGCCGTCCCTTTGCGAAATGGTCACCAGCATCTGTACCAAAGCATTGCAAGAGCGTTTTGCCAGGCTGCCTGCTCTCGGTACAGTCTATCTGGATCCTGCGCTCAGGGACTATATGGTGCCATTTGCATTGCGCTCGGCATCTAAGGCACTGAGGACTATCAGTCGCGGTAGTCGTGTGCCACTGCCAGTCGCTACCGATACTTTGCGCTTTTTTGTCTGGTGGAAGAACGGCATTGCCAGAACTGATCTTGATCTTAGTGCAGCCATGTTTGATGATCAGTTTAGATTTATCAACGCCCTTACCTTTTATGACCTCAAAAATTTTGGTGGTCATCATAGTGGAGATATTGTCGATGCTCCTAATGGTGCCAGCGAGTTTATCGATATCTCTATGGCGCGCTGTCTTGAGCGAGATGTGCGTTATATCGTGATGGTGATAAAGAGCTACACGATGCAGCCTTATTGCGATTTGCCGGAGTGCTTTGCCGGTTGGATGTCGCGTCAGCAGCCGGGCTCTGGCGAAATCTATGAGCCTAAGACCGTGGTGGATAAGCTCGATATTAGCTCTGACAGTCAAATAGCAATCCCCGCTATTTTTGATTTGGTGGCTAAAAAAGTGATCTGGGTGGACCTCAGTCTAACGAGCTATCCGGGCTGGAGTAATACTATCGCGGTCAATCGCAAAGGTATACAAGTATCGCTCCAGGCAATGGTCGAGATGTCTAAACCGGACCTCTATGATTTGCTCAGTATGCATGCGCGCGCCAGGGGGACGCTAGTGGAGAGTCGTGACAACGCTGACGTGGTTTACTCGGCAGATGATTTGCCTTTTGACTTGACGCATATTGCCAGCCAGTTCATGAGTGACTAG
- a CDS encoding GNAT family N-acetyltransferase: protein MTRAELDIAVKWAAAEGWNPGKADAEAFWQADPDGYFVLELEGEMIGSGSAVSYDGQYGFMGFFIVKPEHRGKGMGGKLWLAMRDTLRQRLEPDTAIGIDGVFAMQDAYGRTGFVFSHRNLRMEGIASKLAFDGESFGPLYKAGGAAVSAAEHTADALAELIEADKQWFGCSRPRFLAKWLDPAVSRTIVYRKDGKIAGYGTVRQCLKGYKIGPLFAPDAAVAEDLYRALTAPLAGEVIYLDVPDVNTAAMELASRHGLKESFGCARMYIGTPPAVNINQVFGITTFELG from the coding sequence ATGACCCGAGCTGAGCTAGACATAGCAGTTAAGTGGGCCGCTGCCGAAGGGTGGAATCCCGGTAAGGCTGATGCAGAAGCATTTTGGCAGGCCGACCCAGATGGCTATTTTGTTTTGGAGCTGGAAGGCGAAATGATTGGCTCAGGATCGGCTGTAAGCTATGACGGTCAATATGGCTTTATGGGATTTTTTATAGTCAAACCTGAGCACCGCGGTAAAGGCATGGGTGGCAAACTCTGGCTTGCTATGCGCGATACACTCAGGCAGCGTTTAGAGCCTGATACTGCTATTGGTATCGATGGTGTTTTTGCCATGCAGGATGCTTATGGGCGGACTGGCTTTGTCTTTAGCCATCGCAACCTGCGCATGGAGGGCATAGCCAGTAAGCTTGCGTTTGATGGCGAGAGTTTTGGTCCATTGTATAAAGCTGGTGGCGCCGCGGTGTCTGCCGCTGAGCATACTGCAGACGCCCTGGCGGAATTGATTGAGGCGGATAAGCAGTGGTTTGGCTGTAGTCGTCCGCGCTTTTTAGCTAAATGGCTGGATCCGGCAGTGAGCCGCACCATTGTTTATCGTAAGGATGGCAAAATCGCTGGCTATGGTACGGTCAGGCAATGTCTCAAAGGCTATAAAATTGGTCCGCTCTTTGCGCCTGATGCTGCTGTCGCGGAGGATCTTTATCGAGCACTTACAGCACCACTAGCCGGAGAAGTGATTTATCTGGATGTGCCTGATGTAAATACTGCTGCCATGGAACTGGCCAGTCGACATGGGCTAAAAGAGAGTTTTGGTTGTGCTCGTATGTATATTGGTACACCACCGGCGGTGAACATCAACCAGGTCTTTGGTATTACTACCTTTGAGCTGGGTTGA
- a CDS encoding alpha/beta fold hydrolase, which yields MAAFLLCPTLTRSAAVAAKSAPVKPSDPFEEVATKVVCGPYSLDGLWTLPKTAAPYPALILVHGSGPGDRDQTIGFSKPFKDLAQGLAAQGIAVLRYDKRTKQYGTTLDVNALTVQEESIDDALAAVKLAQSNTKIDASRVFVLGLSLGGMLLPRIAEQAPAIKGGIVMAGSTRPLEDLLVEQTEYILKLSPHTSEGDKLLAEVKEKVKTVKSKDLSPDTPLDQLPLNVPGKYWLDLRGYDPVAVTQKTSQPMLILQGGRDYQVTVDGDYSRWLTLGQSNHSSDHVSRFTFKLYPNLNHIFATGQGMATPAEYMTKPAHVDKMVIDDIANWIKSLN from the coding sequence TTGGCGGCTTTTTTATTGTGCCCCACACTGACAAGGTCGGCTGCTGTCGCAGCAAAGTCCGCTCCAGTCAAACCGTCAGATCCCTTTGAAGAAGTAGCGACAAAAGTAGTATGCGGACCTTACAGTCTTGATGGGCTCTGGACTTTGCCCAAAACCGCTGCCCCCTATCCAGCCTTAATATTGGTACACGGCTCAGGTCCGGGTGACCGAGATCAAACGATTGGCTTTAGCAAACCGTTTAAAGATCTAGCTCAGGGACTGGCAGCACAAGGCATTGCCGTACTGCGCTATGACAAACGCACCAAACAATATGGCACCACCCTCGATGTCAATGCTTTGACAGTGCAGGAGGAGTCAATCGATGATGCCCTGGCAGCTGTTAAGCTCGCGCAAAGCAATACCAAAATAGACGCCAGTCGTGTCTTTGTGTTGGGCTTGAGCCTGGGTGGTATGCTCCTGCCGCGCATAGCTGAGCAAGCCCCCGCTATCAAAGGCGGCATTGTTATGGCTGGCTCCACTAGACCACTGGAAGATCTTTTAGTAGAGCAAACCGAATACATCCTCAAACTGTCTCCACATACAAGCGAGGGAGACAAGTTACTGGCCGAAGTCAAAGAAAAGGTCAAAACCGTTAAGTCAAAAGATCTCAGCCCTGATACACCACTAGACCAACTGCCGCTCAATGTACCAGGCAAATATTGGTTAGACCTGCGCGGCTACGATCCAGTAGCAGTGACGCAAAAGACATCTCAGCCGATGCTAATCTTACAAGGAGGTCGCGATTATCAAGTCACCGTAGATGGTGACTATAGCCGCTGGCTCACCCTGGGGCAAAGCAACCACAGCTCAGATCATGTATCGCGTTTTACCTTTAAACTTTACCCCAATCTCAATCACATTTTTGCCACTGGCCAGGGCATGGCCACGCCCGCAGAATACATGACAAAACCAGCCCATGTGGACAAAATGGTGATAGATGATATCGCCAACTGGATCAAATCACTTAACTAG
- a CDS encoding DUF3887 domain-containing protein, protein MSPSFALPAGPSPTDKVAMQFAQQMAQGKFALATKSFDALMTKAMPEQQLSDLWQALVTNHGPFKAFGTMRNEPFGPFKIFFVPATFGAQTLDFKVVVNSAGKIGGFFIVPHTDKVGCCRSKVRSSQTVRSL, encoded by the coding sequence ATGTCACCATCATTTGCCCTGCCAGCCGGTCCGTCGCCAACAGACAAAGTAGCCATGCAATTTGCTCAGCAAATGGCACAGGGCAAATTTGCTCTGGCTACAAAATCGTTTGATGCACTGATGACAAAAGCCATGCCCGAGCAACAGCTATCTGATCTGTGGCAAGCGCTGGTAACTAATCACGGTCCATTTAAAGCATTTGGCACTATGCGCAACGAGCCCTTTGGTCCATTTAAAATATTTTTTGTGCCAGCAACTTTTGGCGCACAAACACTTGATTTTAAGGTCGTAGTCAACTCAGCAGGCAAAATTGGCGGCTTTTTTATTGTGCCCCACACTGACAAGGTCGGCTGCTGTCGCAGCAAAGTCCGCTCCAGTCAAACCGTCAGATCCCTTTGA